TGCGGAGCACTTATGGAACAACTTTCTTGGGGGTCAATCAAGCACACGTCCATTAGGCAATGCAGTTTTGGATGGAATTGACTTTGCCATAGTGACAGGCTCAACCCAACACTGGGATGAGCTTGCCAAGGCAATATCAGAGTATGGCAAACAGAAGAAGATATATCTAAGTGCAGCTCCCCAGTGTCCCTTCCCAGACAAATGGCTAAGTAGTGCTATAGAAACTGGTCATTTTGATTACATTTGGGTCCAATTCTACAACAACCCACCATGCCAATACAATGGGAATACAGAGAATCTCAAGACCTATTGGAATAAGTGGATTGGAACCAAGGCTGGTCAAGTTTTCTTAGGGTTGCCAGCTGCACCAGAGGCAGCTGGGAGTGGTTATATTTCGCCTAATGTGCTTATTTCTGAAGTGTTACCATTTATTAATGGTTCTTCTAAGTATGGGGGTGTTATGATTTGGTCTAAGTTCTATGATAAAGGGTATAGTACAGCTATTAAGGCCCATGTGTGAGGGATAAGGCTTCATTCCCTTTTGTCAGTTGTGTTTTTGTAGGGGATGTTTTCTGGATCAGTAAGAATCAGACCCCGTGGAAAGATTAATGAATAActataacaatatattttgaACATGAATGGATAGTTATCCTTGAACATTTTAGTCTTTACTCCAACTATTAAAGTCCACGGTCAACACAAGGGAATGCATGTCCTCTACTTGCGTTTATGGCTATTTTCACGTCAAATACTCACTAAAGTTAGTTATTAATTGGCTGTAACGTACGTTCAATCTTTCACACGCTGAACCGACTACACTATAACAAGTAGTCAAGTATTGAATCAACAAAAATGTAGACAAATGGAAATTATGTAGACCTATACCATTAAACTGGAAATTTAGATAATATGAATCAAAtggagaattaattaaattaaagaacagAAAACTAAGTATTTATCAGTTAAACAATGGATTTTAATTCTGGAAAATCACCTATGAAGTCCCTTGCTTTAGAGTCTTACTAGTGCAATTACAATTGTATTGGTTTATTTTTCCATATTAGTTGAGGTCAGTGACAAAACCAAGACCCTAAGTCAGCAgatgcaaattataaaaaaataaaatcaagatttaattatataaatataaataaaataaaatataaaaatataagattttatttacaaatttaataaattttaaaaaaataaggggaTGTAAGTGCTTACCCTCAAACCAAAGTAGGTCCACCACTGGTTGAGGTTGGTATTGTTGTTATAGGCGAGTTATTCCAATATATGACTTGTATCCTTGGTCCAAGAGAAAtgttgtaattaaaataatatttactgtctacgttaattgaaaaatattaacatatttcgtaataattaatttatttattactattcaAATGCTTTAGCCTACTATTGATCACTTTGAATATTGAGATTAcgatcattatttattttactctcttttttaagagaaattatcTGATCAAGATTACCATGTTAGTTGTAGTTCCGATCAACAATCATGCACCATATGCACAATCAAACACACTAATAATAAGACTGGGGTTCAGGGTATTATCCTTTAATAACAGAGTGATacgaaatttaaaatttttcttaatcaatttgCAAGATTTACCGTCGAATTGATTAAGATTGcgatataaaaataatacttatatatcttgctgaaataaaaaaaattatgtgacaATATTAACAATATATGGATTAATGAGgtgaatttataagaaaaaatatggttttaaataatccaataattaaatatgaaaaaaataaaaatgttagtttaatatttgaaaagaatCTTCCTtgaaaaacatttgaataaaaTCTAGCTAATTTACTACATATTTGATATCTTGTGTATTTTATACATAAGTTAAAGCACAATAAATACAAActcttaaataattttgattatttaaaaattaaatattaaattaataattaaattagacccctttaatagtaatttatatatctaggtatattatttttatcattaggaatatatataattttatcttgtatttcattcaactttttataatatatcttttctgttaaatttaaaaatatttaacatattttatattttttttagttatcttttgtttaactttATCTCAGTTATAATGTACAAGGGACATATTAATTTTCCATAGTTGAACGTTCATAGTTAGTGTCCAATTGTGtcttatattttcaataaaaaacaaaatcttattgATACTAAAAGTCAtcgatatataaaattaaaaaaattgatgacgTAACTTATACTATTCAAGATTGATCGCCCACTAATTGCCATTGTCATTTAgatagtaattattttatttaaattattgtccCTATTTCACACACACGTACACGAGAAGTATTTAGATGTTCCATGACACGCGACCGAATTGGactaagaaaaataatacaacAGATGCTGAAATAGAAAAACAACATTTGAAACTCGAGCAACTAGACCCATATATAGATGAAAGCAGTTAATTCAAATCCATCATAGTCATTGGTAACACTGGATGCATCACCCTCCTCATTTGTTGACGTTGCAACCATATTTCCATGAAACGGGTTCTGATCATCATGGGAAGAACATGAGTGATGAACCATAACGTGTACATGATGAAACCGAATGATTCCCAAGTGTCAGGTAGCAACAGCAGCACCAAGGAAAGCAACGAGAGTGAACCGAACACGTGCATGAGGGTGTCAAAGTGATCACGAACACTTATAGTAATAGCAAACTTGAGCCTAGCCAAGAAGGCGAAGCAATAAGCAAGAAAGCTAGCAATGGAAAGCCAAATGGTCTTGGGATGAAGTTGAAATGGGGTGGGATTTTCCGGATATTTAATTTGGAGAAAACCTAGGAGTACAAAGAAGATGAAAGCAACAAGGGCATGAAGAGGATTGGTTTCTATTGCCATGTTACATACTTGGAAATAGATTATATTGAAGGTGGTCACTTGTGTCCCTTTGGTTCTGAAAGCACGATCAGCCATGGAATTGAAAATCCTGAGGGCAGCACAAAGATAAGAAGAGAAATATTGAAGATAGCTACAGATGAGAGGATCAATGGATGAATAAGGAATTCATGGGTATTAATTTATACTAGCTAGAGTGCTGTGCATGTACATCAAATTGCAAACACACACAGTCACTGTCATATTCTTAATTTTAGTGTCGGTGTTTTACTTTTAGAAAGCTAAGTCAATTCAACGTACGTCCATTTATTTGGTTTTTTGGCCGACCGACTATCACTAAATTATAACTTCCATGACTCTTTAAATGTCCCTATCACATCTATACAATCCGTGGGATCGAGTACTTCCAATCCAAATCCGAAGAGACactttaaattctaaaaattttaataaaaaaattaaaattgtgagatgaaagaagatgaatataaagaaaatgaaatatatatttgatgtacttttaaagacaagaaaaaaaatattaatgtgaaATAAAAAGTTGTAAGTGAATCGAGACAtgacaacatacatcatcacattTGATCATAATAATGTGCTAACAAGCATTTTTGTCGCGTGATGGATAGCGACATCGATTCTCTTGATTACATATGTAGTTCTAAGTATTTCCTTATGTTCACACCC
This region of Glycine max cultivar Williams 82 chromosome 7, Glycine_max_v4.0, whole genome shotgun sequence genomic DNA includes:
- the LOC106799331 gene encoding uncharacterized protein codes for the protein MADRAFRTKGTQVTTFNIIYFQVCNMAIETNPLHALVAFIFFVLLGFLQIKYPENPTPFQLHPKTIWLSIASFLAYCFAFLARLKFAITISVRDHFDTLMHVFGSLSLLSLVLLLLPDTWESFGFIMYTLWFITHVLPMMIRTRFMEIWLQRQQMRRVMHPVLPMTMMDLN
- the LOC100805117 gene encoding LOW QUALITY PROTEIN: acidic endochitinase (The sequence of the model RefSeq protein was modified relative to this genomic sequence to represent the inferred CDS: substituted 1 base at 1 genomic stop codon), which gives rise to MAPXVLTPLAFVFLVFTTLFDASVAGVISIYWGQNGAEDTLANTCNGGNYAIVNIAFLSSFGNGNTPELNLAGHCDATNNGCSFLSGQIKTCQNKGIKVMLSIGGNYGNHNLSSVDEARKFAEHLWNNFLGGQSSTRPLGNAVLDGIDFAIVTGSTQHWDELAKAISEYGKQKKIYLSAAPQCPFPDKWLSSAIETGHFDYIWVQFYNNPPCQYNGNTENLKTYWNKWIGTKAGQVFLGLPAAPEAAGSGYISPNVLISEVLPFINGSSKYGGVMIWSKFYDKGYSTAIKAHV